Proteins from a single region of Dyadobacter fanqingshengii:
- a CDS encoding toxin-antitoxin system TumE family protein, which produces MEIFKWLDDENFVISYTINDFREFSESYYLNLEIRFNQNTVLYVREYVEASRRKYAFHWQKENGDLLVRWDNAPHFPNLPTFPHHKHKADGTVQESTDISLDDVFEYIKKELAP; this is translated from the coding sequence ATGGAGATTTTCAAATGGCTGGATGATGAAAATTTTGTCATCTCGTATACAATTAATGACTTCCGTGAGTTTTCCGAAAGCTATTATTTAAATCTGGAAATCAGATTTAATCAAAACACAGTGCTCTATGTAAGAGAATACGTAGAAGCGAGCCGGAGGAAATACGCGTTTCATTGGCAAAAAGAGAATGGAGATTTGCTCGTCCGCTGGGATAACGCACCACACTTTCCAAATCTCCCGACGTTCCCCCATCACAAACATAAAGCCGACGGCACTGTTCAGGAAAGCACTGATATTTCTTTGGACGATGTTTTTGAATATATCAAAAAAGAGCTAGCGCCCTAG
- a CDS encoding globin domain-containing protein, whose protein sequence is MSEASLYERIGGDAALRQLTDKFYDLVFAHELISRLFKSDKDEIKEKQRLFLTQFLGGPQLYSDIHGHPMMRARHMPHVITEDDAIAWLQCMSEAVGKLPISKELKDELFDRFPRTAFFMVNR, encoded by the coding sequence ATGAGTGAAGCATCCTTATATGAGCGTATTGGCGGCGACGCCGCGCTAAGACAGTTAACTGATAAATTTTACGACCTGGTTTTTGCACACGAGCTGATTTCCAGGCTTTTCAAAAGCGACAAAGACGAGATCAAAGAAAAGCAGCGCCTTTTCCTGACCCAGTTCCTCGGAGGCCCGCAACTTTACTCCGACATTCACGGTCACCCCATGATGCGCGCCCGCCACATGCCCCACGTCATCACCGAAGACGACGCCATTGCCTGGCTACAATGCATGTCCGAAGCCGTAGGGAAGCTTCCTATCAGCAAGGAGTTGAAGGACGAGTTGTTCGACCGGTTCCCGCGGACAGCGTTTTTTATGGTAAATCGGTGA
- a CDS encoding AMP nucleosidase, with the protein MTTKEQIVENWLPRYTGTAVEDFGNYILLTNFGNYVTMFAEKFNVEVKGQGRAMQTATAKDITIINFGMGSPMAATVMDLLSAINPKAVLFLGKCGGLKKTQVGDLILPIAAIRGEGTSDDYMPSEIPALPSFRLQSTVSASIAKHKMDYWTGTVYTTNRRIWEHDDSFKEYLRDIRAMAIDMETATIFIVGFANSIPHGALLLVSDNPLVPEGVKTEESDKKVTTNYVKMHLEIGIESLTELARSGASVKHLRFEN; encoded by the coding sequence ATGACTACAAAGGAACAAATCGTCGAAAACTGGCTGCCACGCTACACAGGCACGGCGGTTGAGGATTTCGGAAACTATATATTGCTGACCAACTTCGGGAACTACGTGACGATGTTTGCGGAGAAATTCAATGTGGAAGTAAAAGGGCAGGGACGGGCCATGCAAACGGCTACGGCTAAGGACATTACCATCATCAATTTCGGAATGGGAAGCCCGATGGCCGCCACGGTGATGGACCTTTTGTCGGCCATCAATCCAAAGGCTGTATTGTTTTTGGGCAAATGTGGCGGTCTGAAAAAGACGCAGGTAGGCGATCTTATTTTGCCCATCGCAGCCATTCGCGGGGAAGGAACGAGTGATGACTACATGCCTTCGGAAATTCCCGCATTGCCCTCATTCCGACTTCAAAGCACGGTTTCGGCCAGTATCGCGAAGCATAAAATGGATTATTGGACCGGGACAGTTTACACGACTAACCGGAGGATTTGGGAGCATGATGATAGTTTCAAAGAATATCTGCGGGACATTCGTGCTATGGCCATCGATATGGAAACGGCGACGATTTTTATAGTTGGATTTGCTAACTCCATCCCGCATGGCGCGCTGCTTCTGGTGTCTGATAACCCTTTGGTGCCGGAAGGGGTGAAAACAGAAGAAAGTGATAAAAAAGTGACCACAAATTATGTGAAAATGCACCTCGAAATTGGCATAGAGTCATTGACGGAACTGGCGAGATCCGGCGCGTCGGTGAAACATTTGCGGTTTGAAAATTGA
- a CDS encoding type I restriction enzyme HsdR N-terminal domain-containing protein, whose amino-acid sequence MESLNLPTFAYKVKHVNGKPHIFDIIRRKFVSLTPEEWVRQHFIHLLITEYGYPKSLFAVETGLQYNTLAKRTDIVILSGDSLPFLLVECKAPFISVTDATFAQISRYNFTLQPQYLAVTNGISHYCFQAVNGQIHFMDDFPKYREFNN is encoded by the coding sequence ATGGAATCTTTGAACCTCCCGACGTTTGCTTACAAAGTTAAGCACGTTAACGGGAAACCGCATATCTTCGACATTATACGCAGGAAATTCGTTTCACTTACGCCGGAGGAATGGGTAAGGCAGCATTTTATTCATTTGCTGATCACGGAGTATGGTTATCCAAAATCCCTTTTCGCAGTGGAAACCGGCCTTCAATACAACACATTGGCCAAAAGAACGGACATTGTGATCTTATCCGGTGACTCACTACCATTTCTTTTGGTAGAATGCAAAGCGCCTTTCATATCCGTCACCGACGCCACCTTTGCACAGATCAGCCGCTACAATTTTACATTACAACCTCAATATCTGGCTGTTACCAATGGCATCAGCCACTATTGTTTCCAGGCGGTGAATGGTCAGATCCATTTTATGGACGATTTTCCCAAATACAGGGAGTTTAACAACTGA
- a CDS encoding YceI family protein, whose product MKSVKFFLASVAVALFVSGLVSADDKVKKATNLKVNTSKSELTWVGKKVTGEHTGKIALKEGTITMDGAKLTGGKFVADLTTITNTDLADKEYNGKLIGHLKSDDFFAVEKHPTATFVVTKATPKSTGVYEVTGDLTIKGITKPVTFPVTVKTTATGAEATGKIVVDRSKYDIKYNSKSFFENLGDKMINDDFTIDVKLVAAK is encoded by the coding sequence ATGAAATCCGTTAAATTTTTCCTTGCTTCTGTTGCAGTTGCGCTTTTCGTTTCTGGCTTGGTATCAGCAGATGACAAAGTTAAAAAGGCGACAAATTTGAAAGTAAACACCTCCAAAAGCGAGCTGACCTGGGTTGGTAAAAAAGTAACTGGCGAGCATACTGGTAAAATTGCCCTGAAAGAAGGAACGATCACCATGGACGGCGCTAAACTGACTGGCGGTAAGTTCGTTGCTGACTTGACAACCATCACAAATACAGACCTTGCCGACAAAGAATACAACGGTAAACTGATCGGCCATTTGAAATCGGATGATTTCTTTGCTGTTGAAAAACACCCGACTGCAACATTTGTCGTGACAAAAGCGACACCAAAATCAACTGGCGTTTACGAAGTTACCGGCGACCTGACGATTAAAGGCATCACAAAACCTGTGACTTTCCCTGTAACTGTGAAGACAACAGCAACCGGTGCAGAAGCAACTGGTAAAATCGTTGTAGACCGTTCGAAATACGACATTAAATATAATTCAAAGTCTTTCTTTGAAAACCTGGGCGACAAAATGATCAATGACGATTTCACAATTGACGTGAAATTGGTAGCGGCCAAATAA
- a CDS encoding MarR family winged helix-turn-helix transcriptional regulator: MSIETDIKQKKFRSAYQRLALNLIYTSNWLESKQHEFFKEYDITSQQYNVLRILRGQQLNPIKVSDITERMLDKNSNTSRLVDKLLAKNLAKRSSCPNDRRAVDVLITEEGLKMLEELDPHVAEWEDRFNVISVEEADQINAMLDKLREADH, from the coding sequence ATGTCTATTGAAACTGATATAAAACAAAAAAAATTTCGAAGCGCTTACCAGCGACTCGCGTTGAACCTGATTTATACGAGCAACTGGCTGGAATCTAAGCAACACGAATTTTTTAAAGAATACGATATCACGAGCCAGCAATACAATGTGCTGCGGATCTTGCGCGGACAACAATTGAACCCGATCAAGGTAAGTGATATTACGGAAAGGATGCTTGATAAAAATTCTAATACATCCCGACTTGTAGACAAGCTTTTGGCCAAGAACCTGGCGAAACGTTCGTCGTGCCCGAATGACAGAAGAGCTGTGGATGTGTTGATAACAGAAGAAGGCTTGAAGATGCTTGAAGAGCTTGATCCGCATGTGGCAGAGTGGGAGGACCGCTTTAATGTGATCTCGGTAGAGGAAGCGGATCAGATCAATGCAATGCTGGATAAGCTTCGCGAGGCTGACCATTAA
- a CDS encoding Maf family nucleotide pyrophosphatase, protein MISLQKPLILASNSPRRKQLLNDAGFDFTVEVLPTDETFPITLPAEQVADYISKGKADMFRGIRPDAIVLTADTIVVADHEILGKPADRAEAFKMLEMLSGRSHTVITSVSLLSENTIQTVSDIAAVTFSALEEWEITHYIEQYKPFDKAGSYGIQEWIGMVGVQKIEGSFYTIMGLPVHIVYKLLKPYFIS, encoded by the coding sequence ATGATTTCATTACAAAAGCCGCTCATTCTCGCTTCCAATTCACCACGGAGAAAACAACTGCTTAACGACGCAGGTTTTGATTTTACCGTTGAAGTGCTGCCAACCGATGAAACCTTTCCAATAACGTTGCCCGCTGAGCAAGTTGCCGACTATATTTCGAAAGGAAAAGCGGATATGTTCAGGGGCATCAGGCCGGATGCGATCGTCCTGACTGCCGACACCATCGTTGTTGCTGACCACGAAATTTTGGGAAAACCTGCGGATCGTGCCGAAGCATTTAAAATGCTGGAAATGTTGTCCGGTCGATCGCATACGGTGATTACATCGGTAAGCTTGCTATCGGAAAATACGATCCAGACCGTTTCAGACATCGCAGCAGTGACATTCAGCGCCTTGGAGGAATGGGAAATAACACATTATATTGAACAATATAAACCCTTCGATAAAGCAGGTTCCTATGGCATTCAGGAATGGATCGGGATGGTTGGGGTTCAAAAAATCGAAGGATCTTTTTACACAATTATGGGCTTGCCGGTGCATATTGTTTATAAATTGCTGAAACCGTATTTCATCAGCTAA
- a CDS encoding alpha-amylase family glycosyl hydrolase yields the protein MIADKSRFIPRVCYEIFVRSFCDSNGDGIGDLNGIISKLDYLSDLGIEAIWLTPIHPSPSYHKYDVTDYYAIEPEFGTMDDFKKLLEGAHERGIEIYLDLIINHTSTLHPWFSEARKNNANAYREFYWWMTPPQIEALGISTRETSDDSQVVYPWHQNLEDPEKYYGLFFVGMPDLNYHSEALRAELKKILRFWLVDVGVDGFRLDAARHVYPEWEKHLSVEFWQYFSKLVQDIKPEAFTVGEVWAETEEVAPYFRYLDATFHFDLSFALQRMLIGERDEDIVEKLQASYAVFEKYNPLFVDAIMLTNHDQDRIASVTGNQKAKIKMAASILLTLPGQPYIYYGEEIGMLGTKPDPYIREPFIWSGDAENSCTASWIDAQFSKSETIAPLSVQTEDPDSVFNHYKTLINLRKSEPALSQIFAPNLHRVCLQDDQMLSYFRPHVDKSLVIIHNLSSYDKPILMPEDKSAFTHILFSTDPQHSGTLQTMQLAPHSSLILASHS from the coding sequence ATGATTGCAGATAAGTCAAGATTTATTCCGAGGGTTTGCTACGAGATTTTTGTCCGTTCATTTTGTGACTCGAATGGCGATGGGATTGGTGATTTAAATGGCATCATTTCTAAACTCGATTATCTGTCCGATCTGGGCATAGAGGCAATCTGGCTCACGCCGATCCATCCTTCGCCCAGTTATCATAAATACGATGTAACAGATTATTACGCCATTGAACCCGAATTTGGAACAATGGATGACTTCAAAAAACTGCTCGAAGGTGCGCACGAGCGGGGCATTGAAATTTACCTGGACCTGATCATTAACCATACCAGCACCCTGCATCCGTGGTTTTCCGAAGCACGAAAAAACAATGCGAATGCTTACCGCGAATTTTACTGGTGGATGACGCCGCCACAAATCGAAGCATTAGGCATTTCTACAAGGGAAACTTCGGACGATTCGCAAGTCGTTTATCCCTGGCACCAAAATCTCGAAGATCCTGAAAAATATTACGGCCTTTTTTTCGTAGGCATGCCGGACCTTAATTATCATTCCGAGGCCTTGCGCGCCGAGTTAAAAAAGATTTTGCGATTTTGGCTCGTTGACGTCGGTGTGGACGGTTTCCGGCTCGACGCCGCCCGGCACGTCTACCCGGAATGGGAGAAACATTTGAGCGTCGAATTCTGGCAATATTTTTCAAAGCTGGTGCAGGACATTAAGCCTGAAGCATTTACGGTCGGAGAAGTTTGGGCCGAAACGGAGGAAGTTGCGCCTTATTTCCGATATCTGGACGCAACTTTTCATTTTGATCTCAGCTTCGCCCTGCAACGCATGTTAATTGGTGAGCGGGATGAGGATATTGTTGAAAAGTTACAGGCGAGTTATGCGGTTTTTGAAAAATACAACCCGCTGTTCGTGGACGCGATCATGCTCACAAACCACGATCAGGACCGCATTGCGAGCGTTACCGGCAATCAGAAAGCAAAGATCAAAATGGCCGCCAGCATTCTGCTGACCTTGCCGGGACAGCCGTACATTTATTATGGTGAAGAAATTGGCATGCTCGGCACCAAGCCCGACCCCTACATCAGGGAGCCGTTTATCTGGTCCGGGGATGCGGAAAACAGCTGCACTGCGAGCTGGATTGATGCGCAATTTTCAAAATCAGAAACCATTGCACCCTTATCCGTACAAACCGAAGATCCGGATTCTGTTTTTAATCATTATAAAACATTGATAAACTTGCGGAAATCCGAACCCGCGCTGAGCCAGATCTTTGCACCAAACCTGCATCGCGTGTGCCTGCAAGACGATCAGATGCTCTCTTATTTCCGGCCACATGTGGATAAATCGCTGGTTATCATTCACAATTTGAGCAGTTACGACAAGCCCATTCTGATGCCGGAAGACAAGTCAGCATTCACGCACATTCTTTTTTCCACAGACCCGCAGCATTCCGGCACATTACAAACCATGCAGCTCGCGCCGCATTCGAGCCTTATCCTTGCTTCTCATTCCTGA
- a CDS encoding SMP-30/gluconolactonase/LRE family protein: MKLCKHVLPFLLLLSSISFAQKSYPTMGKIIYEDPAFEKLLAKDAKIEVLASGFEWSEGPVWVKDSSFLLFSDVPKNRIYKWDEKSGLSVFLEPSGYTGRGVYSDEPGSNGLIIDSKGRLVSCEHGDRRISAVSLKVGGKITLADHFEGKRFNSPNDVTEHANGSYYFTDPPYGMAKKHNDPSRETKQFGVYRISKDGKVSLQIPDLTRPNGLAFSPDGKILYIAQSDPEKAVIMAYNVDENGSVAGKGRLIYDATPMLKTGKQGLPDGLKIDKEGNLWSSGPGGMLVITPAGKLLGRIEMGELTSNCAWGNDGSTLYMTVDGYVCRVRTNTKGAGW, from the coding sequence ATGAAGCTCTGCAAGCACGTTCTGCCTTTTCTTTTACTGCTTTCATCCATCAGTTTTGCCCAAAAATCTTATCCTACCATGGGCAAGATCATCTACGAGGATCCGGCGTTTGAGAAGTTGCTTGCAAAAGATGCGAAAATCGAAGTGCTCGCTTCGGGTTTTGAATGGTCCGAAGGGCCGGTCTGGGTGAAGGATAGCAGCTTTTTACTGTTTTCCGATGTTCCCAAAAACAGAATTTACAAATGGGATGAAAAAAGTGGCCTATCCGTTTTCCTGGAACCTTCAGGCTACACAGGCAGGGGCGTTTACAGCGATGAGCCAGGCAGCAATGGCCTGATTATCGACAGCAAAGGCCGGCTCGTTTCCTGCGAGCACGGCGACCGGCGCATTTCGGCCGTATCATTAAAAGTAGGGGGAAAAATAACGCTGGCAGACCATTTCGAGGGCAAAAGGTTCAACAGCCCAAATGATGTTACAGAGCATGCTAACGGCAGTTATTATTTCACTGATCCGCCGTATGGAATGGCCAAAAAGCACAATGATCCAAGCAGGGAAACAAAGCAATTTGGCGTTTACCGCATCTCAAAAGACGGGAAAGTAAGTTTGCAGATCCCGGATCTCACCAGACCAAACGGATTGGCTTTTTCTCCCGATGGAAAAATCCTCTACATTGCCCAATCCGATCCCGAAAAAGCAGTGATCATGGCCTATAATGTGGATGAAAATGGAAGTGTTGCAGGAAAAGGGAGACTCATTTACGATGCAACACCCATGCTAAAAACTGGAAAACAAGGCTTGCCGGACGGCTTAAAAATAGATAAGGAAGGCAATTTGTGGTCATCCGGCCCCGGCGGAATGCTGGTTATAACACCGGCCGGGAAGTTATTAGGCAGAATCGAAATGGGTGAACTGACGTCCAATTGTGCCTGGGGAAATGATGGTTCTACATTATATATGACCGTGGACGGTTATGTATGCAGGGTGAGAACCAACACCAAAGGCGCAGGTTGGTAA
- a CDS encoding GtrA family protein: MAQVKQDKILNAKDLIAYFLVAGTGAVIQLVSSSLIQDWFDVTWSESITLSYLVGFVVGFILTKLFAFDARRSNQTRREMVKFLIVALISLGVTKIFTLGSFKLATEVLGMDIYIVKLPFGKKQVNLTEMGSYLTGMGFSFVSNYILHKTFTFKSTGFYNRLKVLIR, encoded by the coding sequence GTGGCCCAAGTAAAGCAGGATAAAATTCTCAATGCCAAAGATTTAATAGCGTATTTTCTTGTTGCGGGCACCGGGGCAGTAATACAACTTGTATCAAGCAGTTTAATCCAGGATTGGTTTGATGTCACCTGGAGTGAATCCATTACACTTTCTTATTTAGTAGGATTTGTTGTAGGTTTTATTCTTACCAAATTATTCGCATTCGACGCACGCCGCAGCAATCAGACGCGCCGCGAAATGGTGAAGTTCCTGATCGTAGCGCTAATTTCCCTGGGTGTTACCAAAATTTTCACATTAGGATCATTCAAGCTCGCCACAGAAGTTTTGGGCATGGACATTTACATTGTGAAACTTCCTTTTGGTAAAAAACAGGTTAACCTCACCGAAATGGGCTCGTATTTGACAGGAATGGGTTTCAGTTTTGTAAGCAATTACATTTTGCACAAAACATTCACATTCAAAAGCACCGGATTTTACAATCGCCTCAAAGTCCTAATCCGCTAA
- a CDS encoding acetyl-CoA C-acyltransferase: protein MKEDVFILSAARTPIGSFGGSLSSVHAAKLGATAIQGAIEKAGVAAGQVQEVIMGNVISANLGQAPARQAALYAGLPNNVICSTVNKVCASGMKAVVFGAQSIQLGDAELIVAGGMESMSQVPYYLPKARNGYGYGNGEIIDGLLRDGLVDVYDQIGMGLCGDRTAEKYNISREEQDAFAIRSYTKSAESTANGFFQKEIKAVEVPSLKGGEATIVSEDEEFKKVKFEKIPFLKPVFSKDGTVTAANASTINDGASALVIAGNEFVKSNGVKPLARIVAYADAEQEPAWFTTTPVLATQKVLKKAGISLSQIDYFEVNEAFAVVALAYIKMLELDIEKVNVFGGAVSLGHPLGSSGSRIIATLLSVLEQNNGRYGLASICNGGGGASAVIIERL, encoded by the coding sequence ATGAAAGAAGACGTTTTTATTTTGTCCGCAGCACGGACACCGATTGGAAGTTTTGGAGGAAGTTTGTCATCCGTTCATGCTGCAAAACTCGGTGCAACGGCCATCCAGGGCGCTATTGAGAAGGCGGGCGTTGCTGCCGGGCAGGTTCAGGAAGTGATTATGGGCAATGTGATTTCGGCCAATCTCGGACAGGCTCCGGCGCGGCAGGCGGCATTGTATGCGGGCTTGCCAAACAATGTAATTTGTTCAACAGTCAATAAAGTGTGCGCTTCGGGAATGAAGGCTGTGGTTTTTGGCGCGCAATCGATCCAGCTGGGCGATGCTGAGCTGATCGTGGCGGGCGGGATGGAAAGCATGTCCCAAGTGCCTTATTATCTGCCCAAAGCCAGAAACGGTTACGGCTACGGGAACGGCGAAATCATTGATGGTTTGCTGAGAGACGGTTTGGTAGACGTTTATGACCAGATCGGAATGGGCTTATGCGGCGACAGGACGGCGGAAAAATATAATATTTCGCGAGAAGAGCAGGATGCATTCGCCATTCGCTCCTATACAAAAAGTGCGGAATCAACGGCTAATGGATTTTTTCAAAAAGAAATAAAAGCTGTGGAAGTACCTTCGCTAAAAGGCGGGGAAGCGACGATTGTGTCTGAGGACGAGGAATTTAAAAAGGTGAAATTTGAAAAAATCCCTTTCTTAAAGCCTGTTTTTTCCAAAGACGGAACAGTCACAGCAGCCAATGCTTCCACCATTAATGATGGCGCTTCGGCACTGGTTATTGCAGGAAATGAATTTGTAAAAAGCAATGGTGTGAAGCCGCTGGCGAGAATCGTGGCTTATGCCGACGCGGAACAGGAACCGGCCTGGTTCACAACAACGCCCGTTTTGGCAACGCAAAAGGTTTTGAAGAAAGCCGGGATCTCACTTTCGCAAATAGATTATTTTGAAGTGAATGAGGCATTTGCTGTCGTGGCGCTGGCTTACATTAAAATGCTGGAACTCGACATTGAAAAAGTGAATGTCTTTGGTGGTGCGGTGTCGCTGGGCCATCCGTTGGGATCTTCCGGCTCACGCATTATCGCCACATTACTTTCTGTTTTAGAACAAAATAATGGTCGTTATGGCCTGGCTTCCATTTGTAACGGCGGCGGCGGCGCTTCGGCGGTAATTATCGAAAGATTGTAA
- a CDS encoding DUF6814 family protein has product MNALKKFLGIVWMLLGPVIIIFLFMQASEKIGLAAEGIARTNTTLQWSIIILIFIPICAGLVIFGYYGWKGEYEKLPGSSADL; this is encoded by the coding sequence ATGAATGCTTTAAAGAAATTTCTGGGGATTGTCTGGATGCTGCTGGGGCCGGTAATCATTATATTCCTCTTCATGCAGGCCAGCGAGAAAATTGGGCTGGCTGCGGAGGGAATTGCCAGGACAAACACAACTTTACAATGGTCGATCATTATCCTGATATTCATCCCCATTTGCGCCGGGCTGGTCATTTTCGGTTATTATGGCTGGAAAGGCGAGTATGAAAAGTTACCCGGAAGTTCGGCTGATTTATAG
- a CDS encoding MFS transporter, whose protein sequence is MQSTDKNVSQSITQVIAASSLGTLIEWYDFYIFGSLAVIIGQQLFPSDAGASALINTLAIFAAGFIVRPFGALVFGRLGDLIGRKYTFLLTLVLMGGSTFLIGLIPSYSSIGYAAPILVLILRLVQGLALGGEYGGAATYVAEHAPVGKRGFFTSWIQTTATLGLFLSLGVIVLTKNMLGAEAFADWGWRIPFLVSILLVGVSIYIRMKMHESPVFTKLKAEGKVSTNPLKESFQKKANFKMVLLALFGATMGQGVVWYTGQFYAQSFLENTCKLDFNESRYILLWAILFATPFFVVFGSWSDKVGRKWIMLTGMLLGVLCYRPIYQYFIDATNVKEFQKTELKSASDPVVERTLVKDTKDSLITTTVFKTLNSGITFKEATVVTIPDDVLATFPEPQTVIKDVTLSGSTYIIIIALVFFQVLLVTMVYGPIAAFLVELFPTKIRYTSMSLPYHIGNGVFGGLVPFIATLVASFSGSTPLSGLWYPIGIAALSFVIGAVYIDNKGDANVED, encoded by the coding sequence ATGCAGTCCACAGACAAAAATGTTTCCCAAAGCATTACCCAGGTAATTGCTGCTTCTTCTCTTGGTACTTTAATTGAATGGTATGATTTCTACATTTTTGGCAGTCTGGCTGTTATTATCGGACAGCAACTTTTCCCCAGCGACGCCGGCGCTTCTGCGTTAATCAACACCCTCGCCATTTTCGCTGCCGGCTTCATCGTGCGACCATTCGGCGCACTGGTTTTTGGTCGGTTAGGAGATCTGATCGGCAGAAAATATACATTTCTGCTGACCCTGGTTTTAATGGGCGGCTCCACTTTTCTTATTGGATTAATTCCTTCCTATTCGAGCATTGGTTATGCCGCGCCAATTTTGGTTTTGATATTGAGATTGGTACAGGGACTTGCGCTTGGGGGCGAGTACGGCGGTGCAGCCACCTATGTAGCGGAGCACGCGCCAGTGGGCAAAAGAGGGTTTTTCACCAGCTGGATCCAGACCACTGCAACACTGGGATTATTTCTTTCACTGGGTGTTATTGTGCTTACAAAGAACATGTTAGGCGCGGAAGCGTTTGCGGATTGGGGCTGGCGGATTCCGTTCCTGGTGTCTATATTACTGGTTGGTGTTTCCATCTATATCCGGATGAAAATGCATGAATCCCCGGTTTTCACGAAGCTGAAAGCCGAAGGAAAAGTCTCTACCAATCCATTAAAAGAGAGTTTTCAGAAGAAGGCTAATTTCAAAATGGTGTTGCTCGCATTATTCGGGGCAACAATGGGGCAGGGGGTTGTATGGTATACCGGGCAGTTTTATGCACAATCATTTTTGGAAAATACATGTAAGCTCGATTTCAATGAATCGCGTTACATTCTGTTATGGGCGATCTTGTTTGCGACGCCATTTTTCGTTGTATTCGGTTCATGGAGTGATAAAGTGGGCCGAAAATGGATCATGCTGACGGGCATGCTGCTAGGTGTGCTCTGTTACCGGCCAATTTATCAATATTTTATTGATGCAACCAATGTAAAGGAATTCCAGAAAACGGAGCTGAAAAGTGCATCAGACCCGGTTGTGGAAAGAACGCTGGTCAAAGACACGAAAGATTCGCTGATCACGACCACCGTATTTAAAACATTGAACAGCGGAATCACTTTTAAGGAAGCCACAGTGGTCACTATTCCTGATGATGTGCTGGCAACATTCCCCGAACCGCAGACGGTGATTAAAGACGTGACGCTTTCAGGTTCAACGTACATTATTATTATTGCGTTGGTCTTCTTCCAGGTTTTGCTGGTTACGATGGTTTACGGGCCTATCGCGGCATTTTTGGTGGAATTGTTTCCAACAAAGATCCGCTACACATCGATGTCGCTTCCTTACCACATTGGCAATGGCGTTTTTGGCGGTTTGGTGCCGTTCATCGCCACCTTGGTCGCCTCTTTCAGCGGTTCCACGCCATTATCGGGCCTTTGGTATCCGATCGGAATTGCGGCGCTTTCCTTTGTGATCGGGGCGGTTTATATTGATAATAAAGGAGATGCAAATGTTGAGGATTAA
- a CDS encoding carbohydrate-binding family 9-like protein translates to MLKRFVLLSLWAGILSGAVASGAVASGAVSQAADPDSSMVIKKTTDFKIDGEGSSANWATARAFDITVQKGPKQSAPGKQFPTKVKILYSDKGMYFLFDCTDKKLTATIMEDFGLLFKEDVVEVFLWPDTSLPIYLEYELSPLDYELPIIIANIKGRTEGWKAWHYNDRNRVQHATSAQGGQKKSMASVEGWKAEFFIPYTLMSPMVAGTPKSGTKWRGNFYRIDYDAETAYYSWQKTGGSFHEFNKFGTLIFE, encoded by the coding sequence ATGTTGAAAAGATTTGTCCTCCTTTCACTGTGGGCGGGAATTTTATCGGGCGCCGTTGCGTCGGGCGCCGTTGCGTCGGGCGCGGTTTCCCAAGCCGCAGACCCCGACTCGTCCATGGTCATCAAAAAAACCACAGATTTCAAGATAGACGGAGAAGGAAGCTCCGCCAATTGGGCCACTGCCAGGGCCTTTGACATTACCGTTCAGAAAGGCCCAAAACAGTCCGCGCCGGGAAAACAATTTCCCACCAAAGTGAAAATTCTGTACTCTGACAAAGGCATGTATTTCCTTTTTGATTGCACGGATAAGAAACTGACCGCGACCATCATGGAAGATTTTGGTTTGCTGTTTAAAGAGGATGTTGTGGAGGTTTTTCTCTGGCCAGACACTTCGCTGCCCATTTATCTGGAATACGAACTTTCCCCATTGGATTACGAACTTCCGATTATTATCGCCAACATCAAAGGCCGAACCGAAGGCTGGAAAGCCTGGCATTACAACGATCGCAACCGCGTACAACACGCAACGAGCGCACAAGGCGGGCAGAAGAAAAGTATGGCGTCGGTGGAAGGTTGGAAAGCTGAATTTTTTATTCCCTATACATTAATGAGCCCTATGGTCGCGGGCACACCAAAGTCAGGGACCAAATGGCGCGGCAATTTCTACCGCATTGATTATGACGCCGAAACGGCTTATTACTCCTGGCAAAAAACGGGCGGAAGCTTCCACGAATTCAACAAATTCGGCACATTGATTTTTGAATAA